A stretch of Anaeromyxobacter dehalogenans 2CP-1 DNA encodes these proteins:
- a CDS encoding ABC transporter ATP-binding protein gives MAEPLIVVEELHRHYVVGGETVRALDGVSFTIERGEWVAIVGQSGSGKSTLMNLLGCLDTPSAGVYRLNGSDVEGLADDQLADLRNREIGFVFQTFQLLPRASAVQNVELPLVYRGVPRRERRARAEGALRAVGLGHRMTHRPNELSGGQRQRVAIARALVGEPSILLADEPTGNLDSATGEEIIRLFSELHQRGHTIILVTHEPRLAARCPRAIRLSDGRVVGDGPGAEVALSGARAVHA, from the coding sequence GTGGCCGAGCCGCTCATCGTCGTCGAGGAGCTTCACCGGCACTACGTGGTGGGCGGCGAGACCGTGCGCGCGCTCGACGGCGTGTCGTTCACCATCGAGCGCGGGGAGTGGGTCGCGATCGTGGGCCAGTCCGGCTCGGGCAAGTCCACGCTCATGAACCTGCTCGGCTGCCTCGACACGCCCAGCGCCGGCGTCTACCGCCTGAACGGCTCGGACGTGGAGGGGCTCGCCGACGATCAGCTCGCCGACCTGCGCAACCGCGAGATCGGGTTCGTGTTCCAGACGTTCCAGCTCCTGCCCCGCGCCAGCGCGGTGCAGAACGTGGAGCTGCCGCTCGTGTACCGCGGGGTGCCCCGCCGCGAGCGGCGCGCCCGCGCCGAGGGGGCGCTGCGGGCGGTCGGCCTCGGGCACCGCATGACCCACCGGCCCAACGAGCTGTCCGGCGGCCAGCGGCAGCGCGTCGCCATCGCGCGCGCGCTGGTGGGCGAGCCGTCGATCCTGCTCGCCGACGAGCCCACCGGCAACCTCGACTCCGCCACCGGCGAGGAGATCATCCGGCTGTTCTCCGAGCTGCACCAGCGCGGCCACACCATCATCCTCGTCACCCACGAGCCGCGGCTGGCGGCGCGCTGCCCGCGCGCCATCCGGCTGTCCGACGGCCGGGTGGTGGGCGACGGCCCCGGCGCCGAGGTGGCGCTGTCCGGCGCCCGGGCGGTCCACGCATGA
- a CDS encoding ABC transporter permease, translated as MNRVARAFVRAGAELAESVRIALESLIGARLRSFLTTLGIVIGVMTVIAIVAIIQGLNRSFEGQIANLGANTLYVSKFAWLAQGRGEWWEMRNRKDLGKRELAAVEREVTLATAVAPQAGTRGTVTRLDKELSGVQLIGTNARYLDTGAGSVQAGRFLTDTDVDLERAAAVLGHAVAERLFPGASPETVLGQRVTLEGHPFTVVGVMAKRGQMLGMDMDSNVILPFTTFLRDLGSKRSLNLAVAAAPENLSALEDQIVGVLRRVRQVAPDKKDDFAINRQEQFLRIYRQLTGALYGVAIGVGLITLVVGGIGIMNIMLVSVTERTREIGVRRALGARRRTILLQFLIESSVVAALGGAVGTTLGLGVAQLVALLTPLAAAVTPSAVALGLGFSAGVGLLFGSWPAWRAARLDPVEALRYE; from the coding sequence ATGAACCGCGTCGCCCGGGCCTTCGTCCGCGCCGGCGCGGAGCTCGCCGAGTCGGTGCGCATCGCGCTCGAGTCCCTGATCGGCGCGCGCCTGCGCAGCTTCCTCACCACGCTCGGCATCGTCATCGGCGTGATGACGGTGATCGCCATCGTCGCCATCATCCAGGGGCTGAACCGCTCGTTCGAGGGGCAGATCGCGAACCTGGGCGCGAACACGCTCTACGTCTCCAAGTTCGCCTGGCTGGCGCAGGGCCGCGGCGAGTGGTGGGAGATGCGGAACCGCAAGGACCTGGGCAAGCGCGAGCTCGCGGCGGTGGAGCGCGAGGTGACGCTCGCCACGGCGGTCGCGCCGCAGGCGGGAACGCGCGGGACGGTCACCCGGCTCGACAAGGAGCTCTCCGGCGTCCAGCTCATCGGCACGAACGCGCGCTACCTCGACACCGGGGCCGGCTCGGTGCAGGCCGGGCGCTTCCTCACCGACACCGACGTGGACCTGGAGCGCGCCGCCGCGGTGCTGGGGCACGCGGTGGCGGAGCGGCTGTTCCCGGGCGCCTCGCCGGAGACCGTGCTCGGCCAGCGCGTCACGCTGGAGGGCCACCCGTTCACGGTGGTGGGGGTGATGGCGAAGCGCGGGCAGATGCTCGGCATGGACATGGACAGCAACGTCATCCTGCCGTTCACGACGTTCCTGCGCGACCTCGGCTCGAAGCGCTCCCTCAACCTGGCGGTGGCGGCCGCGCCGGAGAACCTCTCCGCGCTCGAGGACCAGATCGTCGGGGTGCTGCGCCGGGTCCGGCAGGTGGCCCCGGACAAGAAGGACGACTTCGCCATCAACCGGCAGGAGCAGTTCCTGCGCATCTACCGCCAGCTCACCGGCGCGCTGTACGGCGTCGCCATCGGCGTGGGGCTCATCACGCTGGTGGTGGGCGGCATCGGCATCATGAACATCATGCTGGTGTCGGTGACCGAGCGGACCCGCGAGATCGGGGTGCGGCGCGCGCTCGGGGCCCGGCGGCGCACCATCCTCCTGCAGTTCCTGATCGAGTCGTCGGTGGTGGCGGCGCTGGGCGGCGCGGTGGGCACCACGCTCGGCCTCGGGGTGGCGCAGCTCGTGGCGCTGCTCACGCCGCTCGCCGCGGCGGTGACGCCGTCGGCGGTGGCGCTCGGGCTCGGCTTCTCCGCGGGCGTGGGCCTGCTGTTCGGCTCCTGGCCGGCCTGGCGCGCCGCGCGCCTCGATCCGGTCGAGGCGCTGAGGTACGAATGA